CCCTCGCGCTTCAAATCGCCATTAAAGCTCTCGGATTGCGTGGTGAGATCATTACCACACCATACAGCTATGTTGCCACTACCAACTCGATATTGTGGGAAGGCTGTGAACCTGTTTTCGTGGATATCGAGGATCAAACCTTCTGCATCAATCCTGAATTGATTGAAGCAGCCATCAGCAGGAAAACCTCCGCGATTCTGGCCACCCATGTTTATGGCTATCCCTGTGACGTACTAAGAGTTCAACAAATTGCAGATAAGTATAAGATCAAAGTCATTTACGATGCGGCTCATGCTTTTGGAGTGAGGCTTTCCGGAGAGTCGGTTTTGCTTCACGGGAATTGCAGCATCTTGAGCTTTCACGCCACCAAGTTGTTTCACACAGCCGAAGGCGGCGCTGTGATCAGTAAAGATGCGGAAGTCGCCAAATGTGTCTTTCTGATGAAAAAATTTGGCCATATGGGTGAAGAAGACTACCTGAATATCGGCATTAACGCAAAAATATCGGAATTGCATGCGGCGATGGGGCTTTGTGTCTTGCCAAAGGTAAATGACCTTATTGCATTACGGAAAGAGTGTTCCCGCTGGTACAATGAACAACTCGATGGCTGCCATTTGCAACGGCCTGTGTCTCCCGCCGGCCTTGAATACAACTATGCCTACTACCCAGTTATTTTTCCCTCTCACGAAATCATGATGCGGGTACGCCATGCGCTTTTGGATAACGCCATCGGCCCGCGACGATATTTTTGTCCGTCGCTGAACACGTTGCCCTTTTTGAAACCAGAGTTAAAACGACCCTGCCCAATTTCAGAGAGCATTTCT
This region of Desulfobacterales bacterium genomic DNA includes:
- a CDS encoding DegT/DnrJ/EryC1/StrS family aminotransferase, which codes for MIPVTKTYLPPTDEFVNQIRKIWLNGWLTNNGQLSRELAERLKGYLGIPNLELVANGTLALQIAIKALGLRGEIITTPYSYVATTNSILWEGCEPVFVDIEDQTFCINPELIEAAISRKTSAILATHVYGYPCDVLRVQQIADKYKIKVIYDAAHAFGVRLSGESVLLHGNCSILSFHATKLFHTAEGGAVISKDAEVAKCVFLMKKFGHMGEEDYLNIGINAKISELHAAMGLCVLPKVNDLIALRKECSRWYNEQLDGCHLQRPVSPAGLEYNYAYYPVIFPSHEIMMRVRHALLDNAIGPRRYFCPSLNTLPFLKPELKRPCPISESISSRVLCLPMFAGLSETEVDFICGIVRDNLQGGPTLK